A window of the Desulfobacula toluolica Tol2 genome harbors these coding sequences:
- a CDS encoding efflux RND transporter permease subunit — MKLLHFLFIGFYDRFVLKKPGMVILLLLMVIGTLGYQARHFRLDASAESLLLENDKDLQYARKIFARYDLQDFLLISFTPKENLFSDASLTTLSRLKDDLMALPRVTSVVSILDAPLLESSGATLKEMAQNIMTLQSAEVDRRLAKQELSKSPLYQNLLVSNDSRHTAIQINFQKNIEYLDLLDQRNKINKELINEKATPALQAEQKEITRKIHDQQERIRKAEHEDIAAVRNVMKKYQSAGKLFLGGVDMIADDLLTFIRNDLKIFGTGVFLLLVLTLALIFRQIRWIILPLTCCAGAVISMMGILGMFQWEVTVVSSNFISLQLIITLAMVIHLIVSYRELLQQNPEAGQQELVLATLRTKAKPCLYAALTTIAGFGSLLLCDILPVITFGWMMSAGILVSLLITFLFFPVGMMLMKKKSLSKNNEGFDHFATQWLAKFTHRHGNAILAVTAITFILSFAGIARLEVENSFIDYFKKNTEIYQGMKIIDRNLGGTTPMDIVIQLEPPHTPVQVAQQENTLTDAHNDNSDFEIFDETDEAGDEEKYWFTSDRMTKVLSIHDYLENLPEIGKVLSLGTLLQIAQQFNNGNPLDNFQLALVYSEISDEMKARILTPYVYIPNNEVRFSLRVMDSSKTLKRDALIKQIRSDLIHQLKIPADQFRITGMMVLYNNMLQSLFHSQILTLGMVVAALFTMFMILFRSWKVSLIALFPNLFASGSVLGIMGWFAIPLDIMTITIAAISIGIAVDDTIHYIHRFKHELEIDHNYTQAMYRSHAGIGHALYYTSLTVIIGFSVLTLSNFLPTIYFGLFTSLAMLIALIACLTLLPYLLIRFKPFG; from the coding sequence ATGAAGCTTTTGCATTTTCTTTTTATTGGATTTTATGACCGGTTTGTACTTAAAAAACCAGGCATGGTCATCCTTTTGTTGTTGATGGTGATCGGGACGCTGGGGTATCAGGCAAGACATTTCCGGCTTGATGCATCAGCAGAATCCCTGTTGCTGGAAAATGACAAGGACCTGCAGTATGCAAGAAAAATTTTTGCCCGTTACGATTTACAAGATTTTCTTTTAATCTCATTTACCCCAAAAGAAAACCTGTTTTCAGATGCCTCCCTGACCACATTGTCCCGGCTGAAGGATGATCTCATGGCATTGCCAAGGGTTACGTCGGTGGTTTCCATCCTGGATGCCCCTTTGCTGGAAAGCTCTGGTGCAACCCTCAAGGAGATGGCCCAAAACATCATGACCCTTCAATCTGCTGAAGTTGACCGCAGACTGGCAAAGCAGGAACTTTCCAAAAGCCCCCTGTATCAAAATCTCCTGGTAAGCAATGATTCACGGCACACTGCAATTCAAATCAATTTTCAAAAGAATATAGAATACCTTGACCTGCTGGATCAACGCAACAAGATAAATAAAGAACTGATAAATGAAAAGGCAACCCCTGCCCTGCAAGCAGAACAAAAAGAAATCACCAGGAAAATTCATGATCAGCAGGAACGTATAAGAAAAGCAGAACACGAAGATATCGCGGCGGTGCGGAATGTTATGAAAAAATACCAGTCCGCAGGCAAATTATTCCTGGGAGGAGTAGACATGATTGCGGACGATCTTCTCACCTTTATCCGCAATGATCTGAAAATATTCGGCACCGGCGTGTTCCTGCTTCTGGTACTTACCCTGGCCCTTATTTTCCGGCAGATTCGCTGGATCATCCTGCCGCTGACGTGCTGCGCAGGTGCCGTAATTTCCATGATGGGAATTCTGGGGATGTTCCAATGGGAAGTGACCGTGGTCTCCTCCAACTTTATCTCCCTGCAGTTGATCATAACTCTTGCCATGGTCATCCATCTGATTGTGAGCTACCGGGAACTGCTGCAGCAAAACCCGGAAGCCGGACAACAGGAACTTGTGCTGGCCACACTCCGGACAAAAGCAAAACCCTGCCTTTATGCAGCCCTGACAACCATTGCGGGATTCGGTTCCCTGCTGTTGTGTGACATCCTTCCTGTGATCACCTTTGGATGGATGATGAGCGCCGGTATTCTGGTCTCCCTTTTGATCACCTTTCTGTTCTTTCCGGTCGGTATGATGTTAATGAAAAAAAAGTCTCTTTCCAAAAATAATGAAGGCTTTGACCATTTCGCAACCCAATGGCTGGCAAAATTTACCCACAGGCACGGTAATGCCATCCTGGCTGTTACGGCAATCACCTTTATCCTGTCATTTGCGGGGATTGCACGGCTGGAGGTGGAGAACAGCTTTATCGACTATTTTAAGAAAAATACTGAAATTTATCAGGGCATGAAAATAATAGACCGGAACCTGGGGGGAACAACCCCCATGGATATTGTGATTCAATTGGAACCACCCCATACCCCGGTGCAGGTTGCACAACAAGAAAACACCTTAACAGACGCCCATAACGATAATTCTGATTTTGAAATATTTGACGAGACTGACGAGGCCGGGGATGAGGAAAAATACTGGTTTACCTCAGACAGGATGACTAAAGTTTTGTCCATCCATGACTACCTGGAAAACCTGCCGGAGATCGGCAAAGTACTTTCCCTTGGAACGCTTTTACAGATTGCCCAGCAGTTTAACAACGGCAATCCCCTGGACAATTTTCAACTGGCCCTTGTGTACAGTGAAATTTCTGATGAAATGAAAGCCAGGATACTCACCCCCTATGTTTATATTCCCAATAATGAGGTCCGTTTTTCACTGCGCGTCATGGATTCTTCAAAAACGCTGAAACGGGATGCCCTGATCAAGCAAATCAGATCCGACCTGATACATCAGCTGAAAATCCCGGCAGATCAATTCCGTATCACCGGGATGATGGTGCTGTACAACAACATGCTGCAAAGCCTTTTCCATTCCCAGATCCTGACCCTGGGCATGGTTGTGGCAGCCCTTTTCACCATGTTCATGATCTTGTTTCGTTCATGGAAAGTTTCCCTGATAGCTTTGTTTCCCAATCTTTTTGCATCCGGGTCAGTACTGGGTATAATGGGATGGTTTGCCATTCCCCTGGACATTATGACCATCACAATTGCCGCCATCAGCATAGGTATTGCCGTGGATGACACCATCCATTATATCCATCGGTTCAAGCACGAATTAGAAATAGACCATAACTATACACAAGCCATGTACAGAAGCCATGCAGGCATTGGACATGCACTCTACTATACTTCCTTGACCGTTATTATTGGATTTTCCGTCCTTACCCTGTCCAATTTCCTGCCAACAATCTATTTTGGCCTGTTCACCAGCCTTGCCATGCTGATTGCCCTGATCGCCTGCCTTACCTTACTGCCCTATTTGTTGATCCGTTTTAAACCTTTTGGGTAG
- a CDS encoding biotin synthase BioB, whose translation MNTHDLIKKSYNGESLSQKELVHLLSVPSDSAESYSIMAAANRISKELSNGHAEIHAQFALNLAPCPCNCMFCSFANANNIFTEETTLLPEEAIAYAKQFEQNGANAIFVMTTAKYAFDQFIEMSQEIRRNLNSGTTLIANVGDQTLKNAKKIKDAGYTGVYHALRLREGSDTGLSPQKRKDSICNFNEAGLVVGTCVEPVGPEHTNEELAQMIEFTASFNPAYSGAARRITIPGTQMAQLGMITELRMAQIVAVTRLGMPRTVMGNCTHEPCTLGSAAGANLFWAELGANPRDIKARTEEGRGDTIEQCASLFMESNWDVLKGPSKYYNGSLS comes from the coding sequence ATGAACACTCATGATCTTATTAAAAAATCTTATAATGGTGAATCATTATCTCAAAAGGAATTAGTACATCTGTTGAGTGTTCCGTCTGATTCTGCCGAATCTTATTCAATCATGGCAGCAGCAAACCGTATCTCAAAAGAATTATCCAATGGTCATGCGGAAATTCATGCACAATTTGCCCTCAACCTTGCTCCATGTCCATGCAATTGTATGTTTTGTTCTTTTGCAAATGCAAACAACATATTTACTGAAGAAACCACCCTCCTCCCGGAAGAAGCAATAGCATATGCCAAACAATTTGAGCAAAATGGTGCCAATGCTATTTTTGTAATGACAACAGCAAAATATGCGTTTGATCAGTTTATTGAGATGTCTCAGGAGATCCGGCGAAATTTGAATTCCGGCACAACACTCATCGCAAATGTCGGAGATCAGACACTGAAAAATGCAAAAAAAATAAAAGACGCAGGGTATACCGGCGTATACCATGCTCTTCGCCTTCGCGAAGGTTCAGACACGGGTCTTTCTCCTCAAAAAAGAAAAGACAGTATCTGCAACTTTAATGAAGCCGGCCTTGTTGTCGGCACCTGTGTCGAACCGGTCGGCCCGGAACATACCAATGAAGAGCTGGCACAAATGATTGAATTTACGGCATCATTCAATCCAGCTTACAGCGGTGCAGCCAGAAGAATTACAATTCCAGGCACACAAATGGCTCAACTGGGAATGATCACCGAGCTTCGTATGGCACAAATTGTTGCGGTAACACGCCTTGGAATGCCGCGAACCGTTATGGGAAACTGCACACACGAACCCTGCACTCTGGGTTCCGCTGCCGGAGCAAATCTGTTCTGGGCTGAACTTGGTGCCAACCCCCGTGATATAAAAGCACGAACAGAAGAAGGCAGAGGTGATACCATTGAGCAATGTGCATCTCTTTTTATGGAAAGCAACTGGGATGTTTTGAAAGGACCGTCAAAATACTATAATGGATCTTTATCATAG
- a CDS encoding C45 family autoproteolytic acyltransferase/hydolase, which produces MIKRIIRITSLTMLIFLAQGCTKLPENKIDLYQRSMVIQNKNAEESILAKAVLKQSNDPDVNHIKVLHLRGTPYEMGFQHGRLLRQDVRACINHIMKIAALYASTDIMDEIYDLMEPYIPVAEKEEMRGLAHGANLPLRLVHWMHAIPAVSEYKYKKRFLKKFKSTSCSNIMAFGNASKNGEMFQMRVLDWNRRLGAQNWPVILVHKPDVGNASVTFSFAGFIGCVSGMNEKQMAFGEMGYGNPEGETLEGIPFVFLFRKLMREANSLEDAVKIIKNAKRTCSYVYLISDAKKTKNQVSGLILITDRQRVITFKENTILKDERDGDIYPALDDVLYAGAKSKELYQTLKENYGSISTTILMEISKKVSLKGNIQNVIFKPQTLETWSSYAANDKMDKQGKACNQKWFYFDFKSHLESYR; this is translated from the coding sequence ATGATTAAACGGATTATAAGAATCACTTCTTTGACCATGCTTATTTTTCTTGCCCAGGGATGTACAAAACTGCCTGAAAATAAAATTGACCTTTATCAAAGATCAATGGTTATTCAAAATAAAAATGCGGAAGAATCCATTCTTGCCAAGGCAGTTCTTAAACAATCCAATGATCCTGATGTGAACCACATTAAAGTTCTTCATCTCAGGGGAACGCCTTATGAAATGGGATTTCAGCATGGACGGCTGTTAAGGCAGGATGTCCGGGCCTGTATAAACCATATTATGAAAATCGCTGCTTTGTATGCATCAACCGACATCATGGATGAAATATATGATCTTATGGAACCATATATCCCTGTTGCCGAAAAAGAGGAAATGCGGGGACTTGCCCATGGGGCCAATCTCCCATTGCGGCTTGTACACTGGATGCATGCCATACCTGCCGTGTCTGAATACAAGTATAAAAAAAGATTCTTAAAAAAATTTAAAAGCACCAGTTGCAGCAATATCATGGCATTCGGCAACGCCAGTAAAAATGGTGAAATGTTTCAGATGAGGGTCCTTGACTGGAACAGGAGACTGGGTGCCCAAAACTGGCCAGTCATACTCGTTCATAAACCTGATGTCGGCAATGCCTCGGTAACATTCTCGTTTGCAGGATTTATAGGGTGTGTATCAGGGATGAACGAAAAGCAAATGGCTTTCGGCGAAATGGGATATGGAAATCCGGAAGGTGAAACCCTTGAGGGCATACCCTTTGTTTTTCTTTTCAGAAAACTGATGCGGGAGGCAAACTCCCTTGAAGATGCTGTAAAAATCATAAAAAATGCCAAAAGAACCTGTTCATATGTTTATCTTATAAGTGACGCAAAAAAAACAAAAAACCAGGTGAGCGGCCTGATATTAATAACGGACCGGCAACGGGTTATCACATTTAAGGAAAATACAATTCTTAAAGATGAAAGGGATGGTGATATCTATCCTGCACTGGATGATGTATTGTATGCAGGTGCAAAGTCCAAAGAATTGTACCAGACCCTTAAAGAAAATTATGGCAGTATTTCAACCACCATATTAATGGAAATCTCAAAAAAAGTATCGCTAAAGGGAAATATTCAAAACGTTATTTTTAAACCTCAAACACTTGAAACATGGTCCAGCTATGCTGCAAATGACAAAATGGACAAACAGGGAAAAGCATGCAATCAAAAATGGTTTTATTTTGATTTTAAATCGCATTTGGAATCTTACCGATGA
- a CDS encoding alpha/beta hydrolase, translating to MKLVICFFALFFFALSCAHYPMDENYNGPLLLPEAIKEKYQYTSHSKNPVINIKKNKKGFFVQEIKLFSSLNSVKGAGEIKIEYYGIPGNIKRPVIMVLPILGGPNTIVKSFARFFVKNGYAAVIVHRNNSYKKLKVLNNIDPVLRQIIIDHMQVLDWIKTRNDLDENNTGVFGISMGGIKAALVTAIDQRIKASVFALAGGDLPYILSYSKEKGIRKKRSRYMDENHVTLDEFHNELKQTITCDPLNYARYIDAKKSLMILAVFDTAVPYKKGKELRKKIGNPESIYLLAGHYSAILYIDYVKHKSLDFFRKKLNLPYEAMIHHR from the coding sequence ATGAAGCTTGTCATATGTTTTTTTGCGCTGTTCTTTTTTGCCTTATCCTGTGCCCATTATCCCATGGATGAAAATTATAACGGCCCGCTACTCCTTCCCGAAGCGATCAAAGAAAAATATCAATACACCTCCCATTCAAAAAATCCTGTAATAAATATTAAAAAAAATAAAAAAGGGTTTTTTGTACAAGAGATAAAACTTTTTTCTTCTCTGAATAGTGTTAAAGGTGCAGGAGAGATAAAAATAGAGTATTACGGCATACCTGGCAATATAAAAAGACCGGTTATTATGGTTTTGCCCATTCTTGGCGGGCCCAATACCATTGTTAAAAGCTTTGCCAGGTTTTTTGTGAAAAACGGATATGCTGCCGTGATAGTACACAGAAATAATTCTTATAAAAAATTAAAAGTTCTTAATAACATAGATCCCGTTCTGCGCCAGATTATTATTGATCACATGCAGGTTCTGGACTGGATCAAAACAAGAAATGATCTTGATGAAAATAATACCGGTGTTTTCGGCATAAGCATGGGCGGTATCAAGGCCGCTCTTGTAACCGCAATTGATCAGCGTATCAAAGCAAGTGTTTTTGCCCTGGCAGGCGGGGATCTTCCCTATATATTGAGTTATTCAAAAGAAAAGGGAATTAGAAAAAAAAGATCACGGTATATGGATGAAAATCATGTTACCCTGGATGAATTCCACAATGAACTCAAGCAGACTATAACCTGTGATCCGTTAAATTATGCCCGATATATAGATGCAAAAAAAAGCCTGATGATTCTTGCTGTTTTTGACACTGCTGTTCCATATAAAAAGGGAAAAGAGCTGAGAAAAAAAATTGGAAACCCTGAAAGTATTTATTTGCTTGCAGGCCACTATTCAGCAATCTTGTACATTGATTATGTAAAACACAAATCCCTTGATTTTTTCAGAAAAAAATTAAATCTGCCGTATGAAGCAATGATACATCATCGGTAA
- the aroF gene encoding 3-deoxy-7-phosphoheptulonate synthase — protein sequence MILVLESNITEHQKDRIKNMLSDEKCITREIMDAGRNVIGIIGKPATSLDEFKQMEGIADAVRVTTAHKLASREFKSEDTKVKIGNVVVGGDRIVIVAGPCAVESHEQAMTIAKEVKKYGAVLFRGGAYKPRSSPYSFQGLEEEGLKILADVREQTGLGVVTEITSVSQADLMMKYVDVVQIGARNMQNFELLKCVGRMDKPVVLKRGLAATIQEWLMSAEYIMAGGNNNVILCERGIRTFEPYTRNTLDLSAIPVLKKLTHLPIIIDPSHATGMREKVSPMARAAVAAGADALMIEVHNNPDQALSDGPQSLYPEQFGQLTRDLYVIAPVVGKQLDFDYLKKSEIINNMEAKDSKTAAFIGEYGAYSHKASLGYFGEEIRPVPMKTFKDIFQAVQTGHCQYGVVPLENSLSGSIHENFDLLQEYDLKIIGEITIRVKHALIAHKNVSKNEIKKILAPPPAFSQCKNYLDQYPEIEQVPVKATSSAVRYVKDSDDKYTAAIGSTMAAKIFDMNILEESIEDNPRNYTRFAIIAKEIKGHKKVNKTSIIFSTGNQPGALYEVMKVFSEYQINLVKLESRPMLGKPWEYMFYADLEADIETPELAPAMEMLREKSENLRILGRY from the coding sequence ATGATTCTTGTACTGGAAAGCAATATTACTGAACATCAGAAGGATAGAATTAAAAACATGCTGTCCGATGAGAAGTGTATTACCCGTGAAATTATGGATGCCGGCAGAAATGTCATCGGCATCATCGGAAAACCCGCAACAAGCCTGGATGAATTTAAACAGATGGAAGGAATTGCCGATGCCGTTCGCGTCACAACCGCACACAAGCTTGCCAGCCGGGAGTTTAAATCAGAAGATACCAAGGTAAAAATCGGAAATGTTGTGGTGGGGGGGGACAGGATTGTCATTGTGGCAGGACCGTGTGCTGTGGAAAGCCATGAACAGGCCATGACCATTGCAAAAGAGGTGAAAAAATATGGTGCGGTGCTGTTCAGGGGCGGGGCATATAAACCCAGATCTTCGCCATATTCCTTCCAGGGGCTGGAAGAAGAAGGACTCAAAATTCTCGCAGATGTCAGGGAACAGACAGGACTTGGCGTGGTCACTGAAATTACATCTGTGTCCCAGGCGGATTTGATGATGAAATATGTTGATGTGGTTCAGATCGGTGCCCGTAATATGCAGAATTTTGAACTGTTAAAATGTGTGGGCCGCATGGACAAACCGGTTGTGTTGAAACGGGGGCTGGCCGCTACAATCCAGGAGTGGCTGATGTCTGCAGAATATATTATGGCGGGAGGAAACAACAATGTGATCCTTTGTGAACGGGGTATCAGAACCTTTGAGCCTTATACAAGAAACACACTGGATCTGTCGGCCATTCCGGTTTTGAAAAAATTGACTCATCTGCCCATTATTATTGATCCAAGCCATGCAACGGGCATGAGGGAAAAAGTAAGTCCCATGGCAAGGGCTGCTGTTGCGGCGGGGGCGGATGCCCTAATGATTGAGGTTCACAACAATCCGGACCAGGCGCTGTCAGACGGTCCACAGAGTCTTTACCCGGAACAGTTCGGCCAGTTGACACGGGATCTTTATGTGATTGCACCGGTTGTGGGCAAACAGCTTGATTTTGATTATTTGAAAAAATCGGAAATCATCAACAATATGGAAGCTAAAGATTCAAAAACAGCCGCCTTTATAGGAGAATACGGGGCTTACAGCCATAAGGCAAGTCTTGGCTATTTCGGCGAAGAAATTCGGCCTGTTCCAATGAAAACATTTAAGGATATTTTCCAGGCGGTTCAAACCGGGCATTGCCAGTACGGTGTTGTTCCTTTAGAAAATTCGCTTTCCGGCTCCATCCATGAGAATTTCGATCTTCTCCAGGAATATGATCTGAAAATAATCGGCGAGATCACCATAAGAGTGAAACATGCATTGATAGCTCATAAAAATGTGTCAAAAAATGAAATCAAAAAGATTCTTGCGCCGCCACCTGCATTTTCGCAATGCAAAAACTACCTGGATCAATATCCTGAAATCGAGCAGGTTCCGGTCAAAGCCACTTCCAGTGCAGTGAGGTATGTCAAGGATTCCGACGATAAGTATACCGCAGCAATCGGATCAACCATGGCCGCAAAAATTTTTGATATGAATATTCTTGAAGAATCCATTGAAGATAATCCAAGAAATTACACAAGATTTGCCATAATTGCCAAAGAGATCAAAGGGCATAAAAAAGTGAACAAGACATCCATTATTTTTTCCACCGGCAATCAACCTGGTGCTTTATATGAAGTTATGAAAGTATTTTCAGAATACCAGATCAATCTTGTGAAACTCGAATCTCGGCCAATGCTGGGAAAACCTTGGGAATATATGTTTTACGCAGATCTTGAAGCGGATATTGAAACACCGGAACTTGCACCCGCAATGGAAATGCTCCGGGAGAAATCTGAAAACCTAAGAATTTTAGGACGATATTAA
- a CDS encoding lipid A deacylase LpxR family protein, with amino-acid sequence MSLLNIVRQYGCIGIIFYWFFFSTSAWAKDPSQLQTVKLFYENDLFGDTDKYYTNATQITWLSKDLNRYRDDVRLPRWSIPIIKAIPFSGDGGSAHNVGILLGHQIYTPSDIQTTSPSKMDRPYAGFLYCGLALHSKTATILDTLEIALGVVGPAAKGEFVQNTVHDWRGIPTAKGWDNQLHNEPAVRLSWQRKWRLHSMELSKTLDYDLISHAGMTLGNVRTSANTGGEIRFGYNLPKDFGSDIIRAGAGVGAPFNRHSGPGKTTFGAHIFAGSQVKAVFRDIFLDGNTWEDSPSVDKKWLVADLSVGFSFNVDMVKLTYRHLFRTKQFDNQEQGQIIGSLTLTLSF; translated from the coding sequence TTGAGTTTGTTAAATATAGTCAGACAATATGGGTGTATCGGCATTATTTTTTATTGGTTCTTTTTTTCAACCTCTGCCTGGGCCAAAGATCCCTCTCAGCTTCAAACAGTTAAACTCTTCTATGAAAATGATCTTTTCGGAGACACGGATAAGTATTACACCAATGCCACGCAGATCACATGGCTTTCCAAGGATCTTAACCGATACAGGGATGATGTTCGCCTGCCAAGATGGTCCATACCGATCATCAAAGCCATTCCTTTCTCAGGTGATGGGGGAAGTGCCCACAATGTAGGCATTTTGCTTGGACATCAGATTTATACGCCTTCTGATATCCAGACAACTTCACCATCTAAAATGGACCGACCGTATGCAGGCTTTCTTTACTGTGGGCTGGCCTTGCACAGTAAAACCGCAACCATCCTTGATACGCTTGAAATTGCCCTGGGTGTTGTAGGTCCTGCTGCCAAAGGGGAATTTGTTCAGAATACGGTCCATGATTGGAGGGGTATTCCCACAGCAAAGGGATGGGATAACCAGCTTCATAATGAACCGGCAGTCAGGTTGTCGTGGCAGCGAAAATGGCGTCTGCACAGCATGGAGTTGTCAAAGACCTTGGATTATGACCTGATTTCTCATGCCGGAATGACCCTGGGCAATGTGAGAACATCGGCCAACACGGGAGGTGAAATTCGCTTCGGGTATAATCTTCCAAAAGATTTCGGATCAGATATCATCCGCGCCGGAGCAGGGGTGGGCGCTCCTTTTAATAGACATTCGGGCCCTGGAAAGACAACCTTTGGCGCGCATATTTTTGCCGGTTCCCAGGTTAAGGCCGTCTTTCGTGATATTTTTCTGGACGGCAACACTTGGGAAGACAGCCCGAGCGTTGATAAAAAATGGCTGGTGGCAGATCTTTCCGTTGGATTTTCATTCAACGTTGATATGGTCAAACTGACCTACCGGCATCTTTTCCGAACCAAACAGTTTGACAACCAGGAACAGGGACAGATCATAGGATCTTTGACCTTGACCCTCTCGTTTTAA
- the corA gene encoding magnesium/cobalt transporter CorA: MARFLKNREESKGQSPGALIFIGEKKTTSVQARVIDYDSTILTEQELSHIKDGSHFKQTNTVTWLNINGLHDIEKIKEVGQNFDLHPLVMEDILNTGQRPKVEDFNAYIFIVLKMIRFDTETEMIFNEQLSIVLGDNFLVTFQEQPGDVFEPVRKRIRRQKSRIRGSGTDYLAYSLLDTVVDNYIHIIEVIGEKIEDLEEVILEGNDTTVMEKINAFKREINYLRKSIRPAREAILHLSRLDSDLFQESTIPFLKDLQDLINQATEAIDTYRDLLTDQLNIYNSVMANKMNDIMKILTIFAAIFIPLTFIAGIYGTNFEYLPELHYKYSYAVFWTALIVIAGALLVFFKRKRWL, from the coding sequence ATGGCACGATTTTTAAAAAACCGCGAAGAAAGCAAAGGGCAAAGCCCAGGAGCCCTGATTTTCATCGGGGAAAAAAAAACAACATCTGTACAGGCACGAGTGATAGATTACGATTCCACTATCCTGACTGAACAGGAATTGTCTCATATTAAAGACGGGTCACATTTCAAACAAACAAACACCGTGACCTGGCTCAATATTAACGGGCTGCATGACATTGAAAAAATCAAGGAGGTGGGGCAAAATTTTGACCTTCACCCACTTGTAATGGAGGATATTCTAAACACGGGCCAGCGACCCAAAGTAGAAGATTTTAATGCCTATATTTTCATTGTGTTAAAAATGATCCGATTTGATACGGAAACCGAAATGATCTTCAACGAGCAATTGAGTATTGTTCTGGGCGATAACTTTCTGGTGACGTTTCAGGAACAACCCGGGGATGTTTTTGAACCGGTCCGGAAAAGAATCAGACGGCAAAAATCACGCATTCGCGGCTCCGGCACTGATTACCTTGCCTATTCTCTCCTGGATACGGTTGTGGACAATTACATTCACATTATTGAGGTGATTGGAGAAAAAATTGAAGACCTTGAGGAAGTGATACTTGAAGGCAATGACACCACGGTTATGGAAAAAATCAATGCTTTTAAGCGGGAAATAAATTATTTGAGAAAATCCATCCGACCGGCAAGAGAGGCCATTCTTCATCTGTCCCGGCTTGACAGCGATCTGTTCCAAGAATCCACAATTCCTTTTTTAAAAGATCTCCAGGACCTTATCAACCAAGCCACGGAAGCAATTGACACCTATCGGGATCTGTTGACCGACCAGTTGAACATATACAATTCCGTTATGGCAAACAAAATGAACGACATCATGAAGATTTTAACCATCTTTGCCGCCATTTTCATTCCCCTTACGTTCATAGCCGGCATCTATGGTACAAATTTTGAATATTTGCCTGAACTGCACTATAAATACAGCTATGCCGTTTTCTGGACGGCCCTGATTGTCATTGCCGGGGCACTGCTCGTTTTTTTCAAACGAAAACGCTGGCTGTAG